In Anomaloglossus baeobatrachus isolate aAnoBae1 chromosome 3, aAnoBae1.hap1, whole genome shotgun sequence, one genomic interval encodes:
- the KCNE4 gene encoding potassium voltage-gated channel subfamily E member 4, whose product MLRMEEMVNGTITGKDMTMYQEPRSQVSNGKDNNEYLYVLIVMSFYGIFLMGIMLVYMRSKKKEKESKLLLLYQDEEKLWTETRKSTSSLSVAKPPQQSTMFTILQDSFVPSRFCTDYNVVDSSLSSESSSSEVHFTIQEEATEGLVQEKADEEKSEETTQIS is encoded by the coding sequence ATGTTGAGGATGGAAGAAATGGTTAATGGGACCATAACAGGCAAAGACATGACCATGTATCAGGAGCCACGAAGCCAAGTAAGCAATGGGAAGGATAACAACGAGTATCTCTATGTTCTGATTGTTATGTCCTTCTACGGAATATTTCTGATGGGCATCATGCTTGTCTACATGCGATCAAAAAAGAAGGAGAAGGAATCCAAACTATTATTACTCTATCAGGATGAGGAGAagctttggacagagaccaggaagAGTACGTCTTCTCTTTCTGTAGCCAAGCCACCCCAGCAGAGCACTATGTTCACTATCCTGCAGGACAGTTTTGTGCCCAGCCGCTTCTGCACTGACTATAATGTAGTAGACAGTAGCCTGAGCTCTGAATCATCCTCCTCTGAAGTTCACTTTACCATCCAAGAAGAGGCTACAGAAGGACTTGTTCAAGAAAAAGCAGATGAAGAAAAATCTGAGGAGACAACACAGATTTCCTAG